The following coding sequences lie in one Chanos chanos chromosome 4, fChaCha1.1, whole genome shotgun sequence genomic window:
- the LOC115810316 gene encoding uncharacterized protein C6orf118-like — protein MPNAQDGEIPNSMCLSTKKGKRTSPRPVLDSTELFLVKPCDKQQVRHSSARQVEQGRYWFTQSHLAGLTWKDQQKMMHQFDRRVLKKQDLISRNCLSGHMLVEGLESKLERELRKLSVQTGVNRDCLGVFRDVFDDVCNASPMFGDILREIKTEYDLYLNATLQSQSSPLDMSIITLLGEPAGAAELEDSAKEVSSLEEEARKALEENDRVRNEFEKAKGSVKESLEKRGGTQSCNLGSHDVSSEDNEEVTSSGLTQGETELSSIDQLQLKTRRMWKVWEEVKRLEEEMKKKMVPSDTVSSTERWIRESEVECSV, from the exons ATGCCAAATGCCCAGGATGGTGAGATCCCAAACAGTATGTGTCTTTCCactaaaaaagggaaaagaacatCTCCCAGACCAGTCCTTGACTCCACCGAACTGTTTCTGGTCAAACCTTGTGACAAGCAGCAGGTGAGGCATTCCTCGGCCAGGCAGGTAGAGCAGGGCCGTTACTGGTTCACACAGTCTCATCTGGCAGGGCTGACCTGGAAAGACCAACAAAAGATGATGCACCAGTTTGACAGGCGGGTTCTGAAGAAGCAAGACCTGATCTCCAGGAACTGTCTAAGCGGACACATGCTTGTAGAGGGGCTTGAAAGCAAACTAGAACGG GAGCTACGGAAACTCTCAGTCCAGACGGGAGTTAACAGAGATTGTCTTGGGGTGTTCAGAGATGTCTTTGATGACGTGTGTAATGCCTCACCTATGTTTGGCGACATCCTTAGAGAAATCAAG ACAGAGTATGATCTTTACCTGAACGCCACTCTCCAGTCTCAGTCCTCTCCCTTGGATATG TCTATAATTACACTCCTGGGAGAACCAGCAGGAGCAGCTGAGCTGGAGGATTCTGCGAAAGAGGTGTCATCATTAGAAGAAGAGGCCAGGAAAGCTCTGGAGGAAAACGACag AGTCAGGAATGAATTTGAAAAAGCAAAGGGCAGTGTCAAGGAAAGCCTAGAGAAAAGAG gAGGAACACAGAGCTGTAATCTTGGCTCACATGATGTCTCCTCAGAAGACAATGAGGAGGTGACCTCCTCAGGCCTCACACAGGGAGAGACTGAGCTATCCTCCATTGACCAACTCCAACTGAAGACAAGGCGGATGTGGAAGGTGTGGGAGGAGGTGAAGCGTCTtgaagaggagatgaagaagaagatggtTCCCTCTGATACAGTCAGTTCCACAGAGAGGTGGATTAGGGAGTCAGAGGTGGAATGTTCTGTGTGA
- the pde10a gene encoding cAMP and cAMP-inhibited cGMP 3',5'-cyclic phosphodiesterase 10A, which produces MEDGPPSASCFRRFTDCFLGSSLTDEKVKAYLSLHPQMLDEFVSESVSAETVDRWLKRKSSSHSTDDPSTKEVSRYQDTDMQSVVYELNSYMEQRLDTGGDNKLLLYELCNIIKTATKADGFALYFLGECNNSLCLFTPTGAKEGLQGLVPSRPIAFGTTIAAHVAKTRKTLLVEDIIGDERFPHGTGQDSGIRVHSVLCLPILTAIGDLIAILELHRHLGREPFNLSHQEVATANLAWASVAIHQVQVCRGLAKQTELNDFLLDVSKTYFDNIVAIDSLLEHIMIYAKNLVNADRCALFQVDHNNKELYSDLFDIGEENEGKPVFRKTKEIRFSIEKGIAGQVARTGEVLNIPDAYADPRFNREVDLYTGYTTRNILCMPIVSRGTVIGVVQMVNKLSGSAFTKTDENNFKMFAVFCALALHCANMYHRIRHSECIYRVTMEKLSYHSICTSEEWKTLAQLSLPTPMYKEIEMFHFDINPFEELWPAIFVYMIHNSCGKNSFELEKLCRFTMSVRKNYRRVPYHNWKHAVTVAHCMYAILQKNQGIFTELERKGLLIACLCHDLDHRGYSNSYLQKFDHPLAALYSTSTMEQHHFSQTVSILQLEGHNIFSNLSSSEYEQVLEIIRKAIIATDLALYFGNRKQLAELLNTRALDLNNQAHRDRVIGLMMTACDLCSVTKQWPVTRLTANDIYAEFWAEGDEMKKIGIQPIPMMDRDKKDEVPQGQVGFYNAVAIPCYTTLSELFPPSSPLLRACRENLGQWEKIVRGEDSTWVPAEERELSEATDSGPVKVDN; this is translated from the exons GTCTGACCGATGAGAAAGTGAAGGCCTATCTTTCTCTGCACCCCCAGAtgctggatgagtttgtgtCAGAGAGCGTGAGTGCGGAGACAGTAGACAGATGGCTGAAAAGGAAGAGCAGCAGTCACTCCACAG ATGACCCCTCCACTAAAGAAGTCAGCAGG TACCaggacacagacatgcagagtgTGGTGTATGAGCTCAACAGCTACATGGAGCAGAGGTTGGACACTGGAGGAGACAACAAGCTGCTTCTCTATGAGCTGTGTAACATCATTAAAACCG CCACAAAGGCCGATGGATTTGCACTTTACTTCCTCGGAGAATGCAACAAT AGTTTATGTTTGTTCACTCCAACGGGGGCTAAGGAAGGCCTTCAGGGGCTTGTACCCTCACGGCCGATCGCGTTTGGGACCACCATCGCTGCCCACGTCGCAAAGACACGCAAGACACTGCTTGTAGAGGACATTATTGGG gaTGAGCGTTTTCCTCACGGCACAGGGCAGGACTCAGGGATCCGTGTTCATTCTGTCCTGTGTCTCCCCATCCTCACGGCCATCGGCGACCTCATTGCCATCCTGGAGCTGCATCGCCACCTTGGGAGGGAGCCCTTCAACCTCAGCCACCAGGAG gtTGCAACTGCTAATCTGGCATGGGCTTCTGTAGCTATCCACCAAGTACAG GTCTGCAGAGGTCTTGCCAAACAGACTGAACTCAATGACTTCCTGCTGGATGTGTCAAA AACATACTTCGACAACATTGTGGCAATAGATTCTCTACTTGAACACATAATG ATATATGCAAAAAACCTGGTGAACGCAGACAGGTGCGCACTCTTCCAGGTGGATCACAATAACAAAGAACTGTACTCTGACCTGTTTGATATTGGGGAGGAAAACGAAGGGAAACCCGTTTTTAGGAAAACCAAAGAAATTAG GTTTTCTATAGAAAAAGGAATTGCAGGTCAGGTGGCTCGAACAGGAGAGGTCCTGAATATTCCAGATGCCTATGCAGATCCCCGATTCAACAG AGAGGTGGACCTCTACACTGGCTACACAACCCGGAACATTCTCTGCATGCCCATCGTGAGCAGGGGGACGGTAATAGGTGTGGTACAGATGGTGAACAAGCTGAGCGGAAGTGCCTTCACTAAAACTGACGAGAAcaactttaaaatgtttgcagTCTTCTGTGCTCTGGCCTTACACTGTGCAAAT ATGTACCACCGAATCAGGCATTCGGAGTGCATCTACCGAGTGACGATGGAGAAACTGTCGTACCACAGTATCTGTACGTCGGAGGAGTGGAAAACCCTCGCGCAACTGTCCCTCCCCACGCCCATGTACAAAGAGATAGAAAT GTTCCACTTTGACATCAATCCCTTTGAGGAACTCTGGCCTGCAATCTTTGTGTATATGATCCACAATTCATGTGGAAAAAACAG CTTCGAGTTAGAAAAATTGTGTCGTTTTACCATGTCAGTACGAAAGAACTACAGGCGAGTTCCATATCACAACTGGAAACATGCGGTAACAGTCGCCCACTGCATGTACGCCATTCTGCAGAAGAACCAAGGGATCTTCACAGAGTTAGAG AGGAAGGGTTTGTTGATCGCCTGCTTGTGTCACGACCTGGACCACAGAGGCTACAGTAACAGTTACCTGCAGAAGTTTGATCACCCACTAGCCGCCCTGTACTCCACTTCCACAATGGAACAACACCATTTCTCCCAGACCGTGTCCATCCTACAG CTGGAAGGGCACAATATTTTCTCCAACTTGAGTTCCAGTGAGTACGAACAGGTGTTGGAGATCATCCGGAAGGCCATCATCGCCACCGACCTTGCCCTTTACTTCGGGAACCGGAAGCAGTTGGCCGAGCTGCTGAACACAAGAGCGTTAGACCTCAACAACCAGGCCCACAG GGACCGTGTGATTGGTCTGATGATGACTGCCTGCGATCTCTGCTCCGTCACAAAGCAGTGGCCTGTCACGCGCCTCACAGCCAACGACATCTACGCTGAGTTCTGGGCTGAG GGTGACGAGATGAAGAAGATAGGAATCCAGCCCATTCCAATGATGGACAGAGATAAGAAGGATGAAGTTCCCCAGGGTCAG GTGGGGTTCTATAATGCTGTAGCTATTCCCTGTTACACCACTCTGTCGGAACTTTTCCCCCCGTCCAGTCCACTTCTCAGAGCCTGCAG GGAGAACCTGGGTCAGTGGGAGAAGATCGTCAGAGGAGAGGACTCCACGTGGGTGCCGGCGGAGGAGAGGGAGCTGAGCGAGGCCACCGACAGCGGTCCGGTCAAAGTGGACAACTAA